A single region of the Bacteroidota bacterium genome encodes:
- a CDS encoding fatty acid desaturase gives MSAKPLYAQPDNYEKQFIYTLRKNVAQYFKDTKQTTHAGNKLMPRAVFLLLLFVLIRLVLIFNSQTLWLFYLCNILTGIIALPIILNIGHDAVHNNFSGNKFINKLGSCVFYLFGTSTYFWKLRHIHAHHAYTNVPDWDQDIAQSKIIRLHSKQKHLWFHQLQYVYMPFLFSIYTLNWFFYRDLKDIFSHRFGNKIIQRHPGGQIFLLLVSKFSFLFLMIIVPVLWLDVALAHALFAFLMFNISAGLTVTLALVSTHVGSQQAFVQPINNQLPYSWEIHQLKTTADFATKNKFITWFFGGFNHHVAHHIFPGISHVHYNAITPIIQQTTREYGITYFESPTLLSAIREHFTLLKIRGLKDEF, from the coding sequence ATGTCAGCCAAACCACTTTATGCTCAACCCGACAATTACGAAAAACAATTTATTTATACCCTGCGAAAAAATGTAGCGCAATATTTCAAAGACACAAAGCAAACGACACATGCGGGAAATAAATTAATGCCGCGTGCAGTTTTTTTATTACTGTTGTTTGTGCTCATCAGATTAGTTTTAATTTTTAATTCGCAAACCCTTTGGTTATTTTATTTATGTAATATTTTAACCGGCATTATTGCATTGCCTATTATTTTAAATATTGGGCACGATGCAGTACACAATAATTTTTCAGGCAATAAATTTATCAATAAACTTGGCTCCTGTGTTTTTTATTTATTTGGAACCAGCACCTACTTCTGGAAACTCCGACACATTCATGCACATCATGCCTATACCAATGTACCTGATTGGGATCAGGATATTGCTCAGTCTAAAATAATTCGTTTACATTCAAAGCAAAAGCATCTTTGGTTTCATCAATTGCAATATGTTTACATGCCTTTTCTATTTAGTATTTATACACTCAACTGGTTTTTTTACCGCGACTTAAAAGACATTTTTTCACATCGTTTCGGCAATAAAATTATTCAGCGACACCCTGGAGGACAGATTTTTTTATTGTTGGTTTCAAAATTCAGTTTTCTTTTTTTAATGATTATAGTTCCTGTTTTATGGTTGGATGTAGCATTAGCTCATGCCTTATTTGCATTCCTCATGTTTAATATCAGTGCAGGATTAACTGTTACGCTGGCATTGGTTAGCACCCATGTAGGTTCACAACAAGCGTTTGTGCAACCAATAAACAACCAGCTCCCCTACTCCTGGGAAATACATCAACTAAAAACGACTGCCGATTTTGCTACTAAAAATAAATTTATCACCTGGTTTTTCGGCGGTTTTAATCATCATGTAGCACATCATATTTTTCCCGGTATTTCACATGTGCATTATAACGCCATTACACCAATTATACAACAAACCACCCGGGAATATGGTATTACTTATTTTGAATCACCCACATTATTATCTGCGATCCGCGAACATTTTACCTTATTAAAAATTCGCGGTTTAAAAGATGAATTTTAA
- a CDS encoding peptide MFS transporter, producing the protein MSEPIDEILIDKHAAAVNPELEKIQSFTSKYPKQLWYLFTVEMWERFCFYGMRGMLTVFMASQLGLTDKAANLQYGAIQAFVYAFTFIGGLFADKILGFRKSLFWGALMMIAGGFIIAAAPEDLFYIGICFSIIGTGFFKPNISTMVGQLYKDGDPRRDAGFSLFYSGINLGAFLGGIIMVWVGLHQSWSMAFALVGVAMSISIIIFWFTQKSLGPIGLSPLSIKMPASKRRIMEVATYIGSLIAIPIILILVKNSNYTDMVMYIVGPVALLYVLIEMRKYDAVARKKLTAALIFIVFSIFFWAFFEQSGGSLALFAYNNLHNTLFGVTIDPNVVNNSANSLFVIIFAPLLGLVWIAMAKRKKEPNSGVKFGLGFLLLAAAFYIFYYTINFANEAGLTSLEIFTLGYFVITFGELCLSPIGLSLMTKLSPQPMQGLMMGMWFLASAYGQYAAGLLGAGMSVASEEATAYEKLVSYTNGYEQLAIYALVAGVALLLLSPVIKRLMGSTR; encoded by the coding sequence ATGAGTGAGCCAATAGATGAAATATTAATTGATAAACACGCTGCTGCTGTAAACCCTGAATTAGAAAAAATTCAATCGTTTACCAGTAAATACCCTAAACAATTATGGTATTTATTTACAGTGGAAATGTGGGAGCGTTTTTGTTTTTACGGAATGCGCGGAATGCTAACGGTTTTTATGGCAAGTCAACTTGGCTTAACCGATAAAGCTGCCAACTTGCAATACGGCGCAATTCAGGCATTTGTTTATGCATTTACTTTTATTGGCGGTTTGTTTGCCGACAAAATTCTTGGATTTAGGAAATCATTATTTTGGGGTGCTTTAATGATGATTGCCGGCGGATTTATTATTGCCGCTGCACCGGAAGATTTATTTTATATCGGTATTTGTTTTTCCATTATCGGTACCGGTTTCTTTAAGCCAAATATTTCTACCATGGTGGGTCAGTTGTATAAAGATGGAGACCCGCGTCGTGATGCCGGATTTAGTTTATTTTATTCGGGAATTAACTTAGGGGCTTTCCTGGGTGGTATCATTATGGTTTGGGTTGGTTTACATCAATCATGGAGTATGGCTTTCGCTTTAGTTGGTGTGGCTATGTCTATAAGTATTATTATTTTCTGGTTTACTCAAAAATCGTTAGGGCCAATCGGACTTTCTCCGCTTAGTATTAAAATGCCTGCATCAAAACGCAGAATAATGGAGGTGGCAACCTATATCGGCTCATTGATTGCTATTCCAATCATTTTAATTTTAGTAAAAAATAGTAACTATACCGATATGGTAATGTATATCGTTGGACCGGTTGCATTATTGTATGTATTAATTGAAATGAGAAAATATGATGCTGTTGCAAGAAAAAAATTAACAGCAGCCTTGATATTTATTGTTTTTTCAATTTTCTTCTGGGCATTTTTCGAACAAAGTGGCGGTTCATTAGCATTGTTTGCTTATAATAATTTGCATAATACTTTGTTTGGCGTAACCATAGATCCTAACGTAGTAAATAATTCAGCGAATTCACTTTTCGTAATCATTTTTGCACCACTACTTGGTTTGGTTTGGATTGCAATGGCGAAACGTAAAAAAGAACCTAATTCAGGTGTTAAATTCGGATTGGGCTTTTTATTATTGGCGGCAGCATTTTACATTTTTTATTACACCATTAATTTTGCAAACGAAGCCGGATTAACTTCACTCGAAATATTTACATTAGGTTATTTTGTAATCACATTTGGTGAGTTGTGTTTATCGCCAATCGGATTATCGTTAATGACAAAATTATCACCGCAACCAATGCAGGGATTAATGATGGGGATGTGGTTTTTAGCCAGTGCTTATGGCCAGTACGCTGCAGGGTTGTTAGGCGCAGGTATGAGTGTTGCAAGTGAAGAAGCAACAGCTTATGAAAAACTGGTTTCATATACCAACGGATATGAACAACTTGCAATTTATGCGCTCGTTGCAGGTGTTGCATTATTGCTGCTTTCACCTGTAATTAAACGCTTAATGGGCTCAACAAGATAA
- the frr gene encoding ribosome recycling factor encodes MNEDELSLTIDMAQETMQKAIKHLEVELTHVRAGRATLGILDNVRVEYYGAPTPLHQVSNLSTPDARTITIQAWDKKMLGEIEKAILAANIGLTPVNNGDIIRLIMPPLTEERRKDLVKQIKHMGENTKVAIRNIRKDANEDIKKLQKDGLPEDMAKDGEDQVQNLTDKFIAEVDKHLAVKEQEIMTV; translated from the coding sequence ATGAATGAAGATGAATTAAGTCTTACGATAGACATGGCTCAGGAAACAATGCAAAAAGCCATTAAACATCTTGAAGTAGAATTAACACATGTTAGAGCCGGTCGCGCAACACTAGGCATTCTTGATAATGTTCGCGTAGAATATTACGGCGCACCAACACCTTTACATCAGGTAAGTAATCTCTCAACACCGGATGCTCGAACAATTACCATTCAGGCATGGGATAAAAAAATGTTAGGCGAAATTGAAAAAGCAATTTTAGCAGCCAACATCGGATTAACTCCCGTAAACAATGGTGATATTATCCGTTTAATTATGCCACCACTTACTGAAGAACGTCGTAAAGATTTAGTAAAGCAGATAAAACACATGGGCGAAAATACCAAAGTTGCCATCCGCAATATTCGTAAAGATGCCAATGAGGATATTAAAAAATTACAAAAAGACGGTTTGCCGGAAGATATGGCTAAAGATGGTGAAGACCAGGTTCAAAATCTCACCGATAAATTTATTGCTGAAGTAGATAAACATCTCGCAGTAAAAGAACAAGAAATAATGACTGTATAA
- a CDS encoding peptide MFS transporter, whose amino-acid sequence MSQPSSTQHPKGLYVLFFTEMWERFGYYLMLGIFSLYMIDAWENGGMGFTGQRKSDIYGTYIGLVYLTPFIGGLLADRILGYRRSIFIGGSLMAAGYLGLSIHNETAFFVSLLLIILGNGFFKPNISTMVGNLYNDDRYKANKDAGYNIFYMGINVGAFICNFVAAFMRINYGWGFAFIAAGIGMILGLIIFAAGTKHVKEADVLKPVKPGDLSTGKILGAVLLPMFGFGLLGYFINGITGPDNLNGNILGTDTNDAFIFGCIPVVLFFLYLMFKSDKEDRRPIAALLSVYACIVIFWAVFHQNGDALTVWAEEYSHRKMSDGVANVAENVGMAQTVNYHPSVEYNDEEFSNYLAGLGHTRDSLTNAGNESAAKAVSDEIAVRSASHRYFENLPEENRPAPGGDLKLVSTELYQSINPFWVVLLTPLVVGVFGFLRKKGKEPTTPTKIAIGLVITALSALVIMGLSLVSKLSPPRLTALMMGGFFLSTSVGNKLAGILSSNFEATDNKGGFFFTNFVLVMIAAAMLFALLKWLNGVMKEKGVN is encoded by the coding sequence ATGAGTCAACCTTCTTCAACACAACATCCAAAAGGGCTTTATGTGCTCTTTTTTACCGAAATGTGGGAGCGTTTCGGTTACTATTTAATGTTAGGTATTTTTTCCTTGTACATGATTGACGCATGGGAAAACGGTGGAATGGGTTTTACCGGACAAAGGAAATCTGATATCTATGGTACCTATATCGGTTTGGTTTACCTCACTCCGTTTATTGGCGGTTTACTAGCAGACAGGATTTTAGGATATCGGAGATCAATTTTTATTGGCGGTTCATTAATGGCAGCGGGTTATCTCGGGCTATCTATTCATAATGAAACAGCATTTTTTGTCTCACTGTTATTAATCATTTTAGGTAATGGTTTTTTCAAACCAAATATCTCCACTATGGTTGGTAACCTTTATAATGATGACCGTTATAAAGCAAACAAAGATGCCGGATACAACATTTTTTATATGGGTATAAACGTAGGTGCATTTATTTGCAACTTCGTCGCCGCATTTATGCGCATAAACTATGGATGGGGGTTTGCTTTTATAGCTGCAGGTATAGGTATGATATTAGGTTTAATCATTTTTGCTGCTGGCACAAAACATGTTAAAGAAGCAGATGTATTAAAGCCTGTTAAACCGGGTGACCTATCTACAGGAAAAATTTTAGGTGCAGTATTATTACCAATGTTTGGATTCGGATTGTTAGGTTATTTTATTAATGGTATAACCGGTCCTGATAATTTAAATGGAAATATTTTAGGCACTGACACCAATGATGCATTTATTTTTGGTTGTATACCGGTAGTTTTATTTTTCCTGTATTTAATGTTTAAATCCGATAAGGAAGATCGTCGCCCGATTGCGGCATTATTAAGTGTATATGCCTGTATTGTGATTTTTTGGGCTGTATTCCATCAAAATGGTGATGCTTTAACTGTTTGGGCGGAAGAATATTCACATCGTAAAATGAGCGATGGTGTGGCCAATGTTGCAGAAAATGTTGGTATGGCACAAACAGTAAATTATCACCCTTCAGTTGAATATAATGATGAAGAGTTTAGTAATTATCTTGCAGGTTTAGGACATACACGTGATTCATTAACAAATGCCGGTAACGAATCTGCTGCAAAAGCTGTCAGCGATGAAATTGCTGTACGCTCAGCATCACATCGGTATTTCGAAAATTTACCGGAAGAAAATCGACCGGCTCCCGGTGGTGATTTAAAATTAGTATCTACAGAATTATATCAATCTATAAACCCTTTCTGGGTTGTATTATTAACTCCGCTTGTAGTAGGTGTATTCGGATTTTTACGAAAAAAAGGTAAGGAGCCAACAACACCAACAAAAATTGCAATTGGTTTAGTAATTACTGCTTTAAGCGCATTAGTAATTATGGGATTATCTTTAGTAAGTAAATTATCACCACCACGCTTAACAGCTTTAATGATGGGTGGATTTTTCCTTTCAACTTCTGTAGGTAATAAACTTGCAGGTATATTATCCAGTAACTTCGAAGCAACCGATAATAAAGGTGGATTTTTCTTCACCAACTTCGTTTTAGTTATGATTGCTGCTGCAATGTTATTTGCTTTATTAAAATGGTTAAATGGAGTTATGAAAGAAAAGGGAGTAAATTAA
- the fumC gene encoding class II fumarate hydratase, producing MNYRKEKDTMGVVEVPADVYWGAQTQRSIMNFPIAQDINKMPKEIIAAFAYLKKAAALTNNQLGVLDAEKCAIIGKVCDEILENKLTSQFPLVVWQTGSGTQSNMNVNEVIAYRAHVLMGGSLMDEKKSIHPNDDVNKSQSSNDTFPTAMHIAAYKILIENTIPGIEKLRDTLQAKSNAFMHVVKIGRTHFMDATPLTLGQEMSGYVSQLNHGLKAIKNTLAHLSELALGGTAVGTGINTPDGYSELVAKNIAELTDLPFITAENKFEALAAHDAIVEAHGALKTVAVSLMKIANDIRMLSSGPRSGIGEIHIPDNEPGSSIMPGKVNPTQCEALTMVAAQVMGNDVAINIGGATGHFELNVFKPLMIYNFLHSARLIGDACVSFNDNCAVGIEPIEANIKKHVDNSLMLVTALNTKIGYYKAAEIAQTAHKQNKTLKQVAVELGYLTPEQFDEWVIPMQMVGKI from the coding sequence ATGAACTATCGTAAAGAAAAAGACACCATGGGCGTGGTTGAAGTACCTGCCGATGTGTATTGGGGCGCACAAACTCAACGCTCTATCATGAATTTTCCTATTGCTCAGGATATTAATAAAATGCCTAAAGAAATTATTGCTGCATTTGCATATTTAAAAAAAGCTGCTGCATTAACTAATAATCAATTAGGTGTTTTGGATGCAGAAAAATGTGCTATTATAGGAAAAGTGTGTGATGAAATATTGGAAAATAAATTAACATCACAGTTCCCACTTGTTGTTTGGCAAACGGGTTCAGGAACACAAAGTAATATGAATGTGAACGAAGTAATTGCTTACCGTGCACACGTATTAATGGGTGGCAGTTTGATGGACGAAAAAAAATCAATTCACCCAAACGATGATGTAAATAAATCGCAATCGTCAAATGATACGTTTCCGACAGCCATGCATATTGCGGCATATAAAATATTAATAGAAAATACTATTCCCGGAATTGAAAAATTGCGTGATACCCTGCAGGCTAAATCAAATGCATTTATGCACGTGGTAAAAATTGGCAGAACACATTTTATGGATGCCACACCATTAACCCTCGGACAGGAAATGAGTGGTTATGTATCGCAATTAAATCACGGACTAAAAGCAATTAAAAATACCTTAGCACATTTAAGCGAATTAGCTTTAGGTGGAACTGCAGTTGGAACCGGAATAAATACACCTGATGGATATTCCGAATTAGTAGCAAAAAACATTGCTGAATTAACAGATTTACCTTTCATAACCGCAGAAAATAAATTTGAAGCATTAGCTGCACACGATGCAATTGTGGAAGCACACGGCGCATTAAAAACCGTAGCGGTTTCCTTAATGAAAATAGCGAACGATATTCGTATGTTATCAAGTGGGCCGCGCAGTGGAATCGGTGAAATTCATATTCCTGATAATGAACCTGGCTCATCTATTATGCCGGGTAAAGTAAATCCTACACAATGTGAAGCTTTAACTATGGTTGCCGCCCAGGTAATGGGAAATGACGTTGCCATAAATATTGGTGGTGCAACAGGCCATTTTGAATTAAATGTATTTAAGCCACTCATGATTTACAATTTCTTACATAGTGCAAGATTAATTGGAGATGCATGTGTTTCATTTAATGATAATTGTGCCGTAGGTATCGAACCTATTGAAGCAAATATTAAAAAGCACGTAGATAATTCGTTAATGCTGGTAACCGCACTGAACACAAAAATTGGTTACTATAAAGCAGCAGAAATTGCACAAACTGCACATAAACAAAACAAAACCCTCAAACAAGTTGCCGTTGAATTAGGTTATTTAACACCTGAACAATTCGACGAGTGGGTGATACCGATGCAAATGGTTGGTAAAATTTAA
- a CDS encoding rhodanese-like domain-containing protein, which yields MLSTLLAHDVTETGIADIPADSNIIYIDAREKAEYDVSHIKNAIWVGYDDYNSTRIDSLDKEATYIVYCSVGYRSEKITDLMEVNGFLFVSNLYGGIFEWMNQDLPVYDNAGNQTMKVHAYSPKWGIWLNKGEKVYE from the coding sequence ATGTTGTCTACGTTATTAGCACATGATGTAACCGAAACCGGAATTGCTGATATTCCTGCCGATTCAAATATTATTTATATCGATGCACGCGAAAAAGCTGAATATGATGTAAGTCATATTAAGAACGCAATATGGGTTGGTTACGACGATTACAATAGCACAAGAATAGATAGTTTAGATAAAGAAGCAACCTATATTGTTTATTGTTCAGTTGGTTATCGTTCTGAAAAAATTACCGATTTGATGGAAGTAAACGGCTTTTTATTTGTCTCCAATTTATACGGCGGCATTTTTGAATGGATGAATCAGGATTTACCTGTGTATGATAACGCCGGCAACCAAACCATGAAAGTGCATGCGTACTCACCAAAATGGGGCATTTGGCTCAATAAAGGGGAAAAGGTTTACGAATAA
- a CDS encoding UMP kinase: protein MSLKYKRILLKLSGEALMGNQNFGIDPIRLQQYAQDIKTASEAGVQIAIVIGGGNIFRGMSGVGSGIDRAQGDYMGMLATVINGMALQSALENVGLYTRLLSAIKMEQICEPYIRRRAIRHLEKGRIVIFGAGTGNPYFTTDTAASLRAIEVEADVILKGTRVDGVYTADPEKDPNATKFDTISFREVITRNLNVMDMTAFTLCEENNLPIIVFDMNKQGNLEKLLAGDNVGTLVAGK, encoded by the coding sequence ATGAGTCTGAAATACAAAAGAATACTCCTAAAACTCAGCGGAGAAGCGCTGATGGGCAACCAGAACTTCGGAATTGACCCAATTCGTTTACAGCAATATGCACAAGATATCAAAACAGCTTCTGAAGCCGGGGTTCAAATCGCAATTGTGATAGGCGGAGGCAATATTTTCAGAGGCATGAGTGGCGTTGGCTCCGGAATCGATCGTGCTCAGGGCGATTATATGGGTATGCTGGCTACTGTAATTAACGGTATGGCATTACAAAGTGCCCTCGAAAATGTTGGCCTTTACACTCGTTTGCTCTCAGCAATTAAAATGGAACAAATTTGCGAACCCTATATCCGCCGCCGCGCAATTCGTCACCTTGAAAAAGGCCGGATCGTAATTTTTGGCGCCGGAACCGGTAACCCATATTTTACCACCGATACCGCAGCCAGTTTGCGCGCTATTGAAGTAGAAGCTGATGTAATTTTAAAAGGAACACGCGTTGATGGTGTATATACCGCCGATCCTGAAAAAGACCCGAATGCAACAAAATTCGATACCATTTCTTTCAGAGAAGTAATTACACGTAACCTGAATGTTATGGATATGACGGCATTTACTTTATGCGAAGAAAATAATTTACCGATTATTGTATTTGATATGAATAAACAAGGCAACCTCGAAAAATTACTGGCTGGAGATAATGTTGGTACCCTTGTAGCAGGAAAATAA
- a CDS encoding sulfite exporter TauE/SafE family protein — protein MEIFGYFAALLVGLTLGLMGAGGSILTVPILVYLFKIDAELSTAYSLFIVGITALIGALPNMKRNTINYKAAIIFFIPSLSAVYFTRTVILKAIPEIIFTIGDLVVTKDVALLLLFAIVMIIAATTMIRRRKTDDAKLNTDYKINIPMMVILGLAVGLLTGLIGAGGGFLIIPALVVFARLPMKTAIGTSLLIIAINSMVGFIGDVEARPFIDVQFMLIFSAITIVGILFGSWLSNFVQGAKLKGAFGWFVLGMGILIIMEELFLEL, from the coding sequence ATGGAAATATTCGGATACTTTGCTGCTTTATTGGTTGGCCTCACGCTCGGTTTAATGGGTGCGGGGGGAAGTATTTTAACAGTTCCTATTTTAGTTTATCTCTTTAAAATTGACGCAGAACTCAGTACTGCATATTCGTTATTTATAGTTGGAATTACAGCTCTGATTGGTGCCCTGCCGAATATGAAAAGAAACACCATTAATTATAAGGCAGCCATTATATTTTTTATCCCCAGTCTGAGCGCAGTGTATTTTACCAGAACCGTAATTCTGAAAGCAATTCCCGAAATAATTTTTACAATTGGTGATCTGGTGGTTACAAAAGATGTGGCTTTGTTATTACTATTTGCTATCGTAATGATAATTGCTGCCACAACAATGATTAGAAGGCGTAAAACCGATGATGCTAAACTAAACACCGATTATAAAATTAATATCCCAATGATGGTCATCCTCGGATTGGCCGTTGGTTTGCTTACCGGTTTGATTGGTGCTGGCGGCGGATTTCTTATTATACCGGCATTGGTAGTATTTGCACGATTGCCTATGAAAACGGCAATTGGCACTTCCCTGCTCATAATTGCCATAAATTCAATGGTTGGTTTTATTGGAGATGTTGAAGCCAGACCGTTTATAGATGTTCAGTTTATGCTGATATTTTCAGCAATTACCATAGTGGGCATACTTTTTGGCTCATGGTTGAGTAATTTTGTTCAGGGAGCCAAATTAAAAGGTGCCTTTGGATGGTTCGTTTTGGGAATGGGAATTCTTATTATTATGGAGGAATTATTTCTCGAATTATAA
- a CDS encoding sterol desaturase family protein, whose product MEKYLNLFLQSFTNYWNYFTHEIINPHWGNYFYWLIGISLIVWSLEILFPWRKTQKIIREDFWMDAFYMFFNFFLFSLIGFYAVSNVFVELFNDFLALFGITNGIAIEINTLPFWAKITFAFILKDFIQWNVHRLLHANKYLWQFHKVHHSVKQMGFAAHLRFHWMENVIYRSIQYIPLAMLGFGINDYILANLIALVIGHFNHANINIQLGPLKYIFNNPQMHIWHHAKYIPADKSKGINFGISLSIWDYLFKTNYIPHSGRDIELGWPGDDHFPKDFIHQEIYPAAAEKEP is encoded by the coding sequence ATGGAAAAGTATCTTAATCTTTTTCTGCAATCCTTTACGAATTACTGGAATTATTTTACCCACGAAATTATTAACCCGCACTGGGGTAATTATTTTTATTGGCTGATAGGCATTAGTCTGATTGTTTGGTCGCTCGAAATTCTTTTTCCATGGCGCAAAACCCAGAAAATTATCCGCGAAGATTTTTGGATGGATGCTTTTTATATGTTTTTTAATTTTTTCCTGTTTTCCTTAATCGGCTTTTATGCCGTGTCAAATGTTTTTGTTGAATTATTTAACGATTTTTTGGCATTATTCGGTATAACCAACGGCATTGCTATTGAAATTAATACCCTGCCTTTTTGGGCGAAAATTACCTTCGCATTTATATTAAAAGATTTTATCCAATGGAATGTACATCGTTTATTACATGCCAATAAATATTTATGGCAATTTCATAAAGTGCACCACAGCGTAAAACAAATGGGTTTCGCCGCACATTTGCGCTTCCATTGGATGGAAAATGTAATTTATCGCTCTATTCAATACATTCCCTTAGCCATGTTAGGCTTTGGTATCAATGATTATATCTTGGCCAATCTTATCGCATTAGTAATCGGACATTTTAATCACGCCAATATTAACATTCAACTCGGACCGCTGAAATACATTTTTAATAATCCGCAAATGCATATCTGGCATCACGCAAAATATATTCCTGCCGATAAATCAAAAGGTATCAACTTCGGCATCAGTCTGAGTATTTGGGACTATCTCTTCAAAACAAATTACATCCCTCATTCAGGCCGCGACATCGAACTTGGCTGGCCCGGCGATGATCATTTCCCTAAAGACTTCATCCACCAGGAAATCTACCCCGCCGCAGCCGAAAAAGAGCCTTGA